In Gimesia panareensis, the genomic window AGAAGGGGCTGAATCTCTGGACGATTTTCCGCACAATCCCTTCGGAAATCAGTTGCGTGAGACGGCAGATAAGCTGCTGGAAGAGAATCACGAGGCTGATCTGTCTCTACGGCTGAAATTGATCGCCGATCAGGATGCCGACGGTGATGGATTTTCTAACCTGCAGGAAATTCTAGGTGGGACGGCACCAGGCGATAAAACGAAATTCCCGGCTGCCAACTTGAAGAAAAAACTGGAACAGCTGACAGTCGAGTTCAACGAGTACCAGAACCGCTACGCATGGAAGCCTTTTAAACCGGTTCAGCGACCGAAGGTACCGGATGTCACTGATCCAGCCTGGCCCCGCAATCCGATCGATCATTTTATCGCAGTCGGTCATCAAAAGAAGGGCTTGAAACATGCAGGGGAGGCACCGCCTGAGATTCTGCTGCGACGAGTCTATCTCGATTTGATTGGCCTGAATCCGACACCTGAGGAAATCCGTGCGTTTCTGGATGACGCCAAGACGAATGACAAGGCATATGAAGTTGTCGTTGATCGCCTGTTGAATCATCCCGCTTACGGTGAGCGTTGGGGGCGGCACTGGATGGATGTCTGGCGTTACAGCGACTGGGCCGGTTACAAGGATGCCCTGCGTGTGAGCCAGCGGCACATCTGGCACTGGCGAGACTGGATTATTGAATCGCTCAATGCCGACAAATCTTACGATCAGATGCTGACCGAAATGCTGGCAGCAGACGAACTGAAGCCGGATGACTGGGATACACTCCGGGCGACCGGTTTTCTGGCACGCAACTACCATGCGGAACGCGATCAGTGGATGGATGACGTTGTCAAACATACGTCGCAGGCATTCCTCGGAATTACCGTCGGGTGTGCGAAATGCCACGATCACATGTATGATCCGATCAAACAGACTGAATACTATCAGATGCGGGCTATTTTCGAACCGTATCACGTTCGTACTGACCGTGTGGAAGGCGTTCTGGATGTCTCTAAGAATGGGATTCCTCGCGCCTACGATCGGTCATTGACGTCGAAGACCTGGTTTCTGGAAGCCGGCGACGAGCGACGTCCCGTTAAAGACAAAAGTATTCCGCCGGGAGTTCCTGAATTCCTGGGCGGGAAATACGAAGTCGAGCCGGTCTCACTGCCGCTGGTCGCCAGCCAGCCTGCACAGCGTGAGTTCGTCAAACAGGATCTGCTCGATCAGGCCAAAGGGGCCATGGAGCTGGCGAAAGCACCGGAACAGCGGGCTGCTGCCGAGAGTGCACTGGCCGTGCTCGAAGCTCAGTTTGTCATCGAAGCGATGGAAGTGGCCGGCGACAAAAAATCAGATGCCTGGAAGACGGCTGCGAAAAACCTGGTGAAGCTGCAGCGTGAGGCAGCCGTTGAAGAGGCCCAATGGAAATTAACCTCTGCCATAAAGCAGGAAGAGCAAGCCACCGCAGCGCTCAAGAAGGCTGAGAAAGGGAAGAAAAAATCGAGTATCAGCAAGGCGAAACAGCAGCTGAAGAAAGCGGAACAGGCTCACAAAGCAGCAGAGACTCAACTCAAAAAAGCAGAGGATGCAGCCAAAGCGGAACTGACTACGAAGTATTCGCCACGTAAGCAGTCCAAATATCCGGAAAGCAGTACAGGGCGTCGACTGGCATTTGCCCGCTGGCTGACCGATCGTCAAAATCCGTTGACGGCTCGTGTGGCGATGAATCATATCTGGTTGCGGCATTTTGGTCAGCCGATTGTGCCGACCGTCAATGAGTATGGCGGAAACGGACGTGAACCGACTCACCCGGCATTGCTGGACTGGCTGGCAGCGGAATTCATGGACCGGGAGTGGAGCATGAAGGAGATGCACCGACTGATCGTCACCAGTTCGACTTATCGGATGGCAGGGACTGGCGCCCCGGAAAACCATGCGATCGACCCCGACAATCTTTTCCTCTGGAAAAAATCGGCGCGCCGGATGGAAGGCGAAATCGTGCGGGATAATCTGCTCTATATTCCCGGTCGACTCGACGCTGAGCTGGGAGGCCCGGACATCGACAATCACCAGGCACAGGATTCTCGTCGCAAGAGTATTTACCTCCGGCACGCACATGAAAAACTGGTTGAGTTCGTACAGATCTTTGATGGTCCCAGCGTTTCAGAGTGTTATATGCGGGAGACGAGTGTGCAACCGCACCAGGCACTGGCACTGGCCAACAGCAAGCTGACCTTCCTGGCAAGTGAAGCCCTGGCGTCTCAGATTGAAGAGAAGACCACCGGGGATATGGATGCATTTATTGAAGAAGCTTACCTGCGAATTCTCTCGCGACGGCCGGATGAAGTTGAGCATCAGCTCTGTCGTGATTTTCTGCTGGCATCAGTAAAGTCAGACGACAGTCAGCCGACCAGAGAACAGTACCAGAAACTGATTACCGTATTATTCAACCATAACGATTTTGTGACGATTCGCTGATGAATCCCGGTCAGAACGGAATTGGAAAAAAATAGAATGTTTAATTCACCCCACATGAACCGTCGTACGTTTTTAAACGACACCGGCATGGGAATGACGGGTATGGCGCTATCTTCGCTCCTGTTTCAGGAAGGCGAACTGCAGGCTGCAGAAGCGGGACTGGTTCCGCATATGGTGCCGCGCGCCAAATCGGTGATCTGGATCTTTCTGATTGGCGGTCTCAGTCACCTGGAAAGTTTCGACCCGAAACCGGCACTCAATAAATACGCCGGGAAGTCGATCGATGAAACTCCCTATGCAGAATCTGTGTTGAATAAGGACAAGATCAACAAGATCCTGCTCGATCCGTCCAAGCAGAAACGTGAAGTTTTCAAGGCCATCATGCCCCTGCAGACAGGCTACAAAAAATATGGTGAAAGTGGTCTGGAAATCAGTGACTGGTTCCCAAATCTGGGGACCTGTGCGGATGACCTGACGCTGGTTCGTTCCATGTGGACGATCGACAACAACCATGGTGCTCAGCTGACTTATCACACCGGCCGTAAAATTACGGAAGGTGCTTTTCCGACCGTGGGCTCCTGGGTCAGTTACGGCCTGGGAACGGCCAACCAGAATCTGCCGCACTATGTCGTACTGGGGAACCCGAGCGCTGACTGTTGTGGTGCCGCCTGGACACACGGATCCTCTTATTTGGGGCCGGAACATGCGGGTGTGCGGATGGAAGTGGATCCGAAAGATCCGCTTTCGTTTGTGCGGTCTGCTGATGATTCAATGACTCCCTCAGAACAGCAGGAAATGTTTGGCCTGCTGGGAAAACTAAACCGACACGCCGGAATTCAATACCCGGATGACAAAAACCTGAAAGCACGAATCAAGTCATACGAGCTGGCTTTCCAGATGCAGTCAGCCGTTCCCGAAGTCATGGCTTTTGAAGAAGAGTCACAACATGTGCAGGAACTGTATGGTCTGAACGAGTCAACCACCAAAAGCTTCGGTGAGAAATGTCTGGCGGCCCGGCGTCTGACCGAACGTGGCGTGCGGTTTATTCAACTGTTCCATGGCTACCGTGGTAATGCTGGCGCCTGGGATTCGCATCGCGATATTAAACGCCTGCATTCGCAGCTTTCGGCCCAGGTCGATCAGCCGATTGCCGGCCTGATAAAAGACCTCAAACAGCGTGGTCTGCTGGATGAGACCATGATTGTGATCGGTTCTGAATTCGGACGGACCCCTGGAGCAGAACACCGCAAGGGGAACAGCAGCGTGCAGGGGACAGGTCGCGACCATCATCCGCATGGGTTCAGCGTGGCAATGGCCGGTGGAGGAATTAAAGGGGGCCACATTCATGGTGCGACTGATGAACTCGGGTTCCATGCTGTAGAAAACCGCCACTATGTCACTGACCTGCATGCCACTGTTTTACACCAGATGGGGCTGGATACGACCCGGCTCAACTATCCCGGCAGACAGCGTCTGGAACGGGATTACGGGGAAGTGATTCATGATATTCTCAGCTGAGTGGTGTGCGCGGCCGATCAGTAAATGAATCCCGTAGAAGCTCTCTCATTCTGATTGATGAGAACTGCTTGCAGGTGGTCTGAAGACAGCATACACTATAGGTTTACTGCTGTTTCGTTTGTTTTACTATTATTCAGACCAGCATACCTGCCTGCCTGTAACCCTTTGGTGAATTTTATCTTCTGCAGATTCAATCCACGCTGATCTTACCGGTTCAGAGTGAATTCTACAGTTAAGGCAGAGAATGACTGTCCTGTGAGGGAGAGGTAATCAATGAGACTCGGGCTCGCGTCTGTTTTCTGTTTCTGCCTGATCATCAGGCCCGTCTGGGGGGAGACCCCGATCCAGTTCAATCGGGATATCAGACCGATTCTTTCTGACAAATGCTTTGCCTGTCATGGTCCGGATGAGAAAACACGGGAAGCAGATCTGCGGCTGGATGATCGTGAAGCTGCTCTGCGTGATCTGGGGGGAACACGTGCGATTATTGCCGGAAAGGCTATGGAAAGTGAACTGATCCGTCGCATCACAGCGAGCGATGAAAGCCTGCTCATGCCCCCCACAGAGCATGGCAAGCCGTTGAGCAAATCTGAAATCGAACTGCTGCGGAAGTGGATTAATCAGGGAGCTATTTATCAGCGGCACTGGTCTCTCACCCCTCTGGTAAAACCCGCTATTCCCCAACTGGATCAGCAGCAGAAGCTTAATCCGATTGATGCTTTCATTCAACGTAAACTCAAATCAACCGGATTTTCCCCCTCACCAGAGGCTGAACCGAGAACCCTGGTTCGCAGACTGTCCTTTGATCTGACTGGTCTTCCTCCTGATCCGGCTGTGGTAGCAGCTTATGCTGCACATCCAGGTGACGCGGCGTATGAAAAACTCGTCGATGAATATCTGAGTTCACCTCATTACGGTGAGAGACTGGCACTCTACTGGCTGGATCTGGTGCGTTATGCAGATACACTTGGCTATCACGGCGATCAGGTGCGGAGTGTCTCTCCCTATCGTGACTATGTGATTAACGCGTTTAACAGCAATAAACCCTTTGATCAGTTTACAACTGAGCAACTGGCCGGGGATCTGCTGCCTGAAGCCACTCTCTGGCAGAAGGTTGCTTCGACATACAATCGCTTGAACCGCGCTTCTGCAGAAGGGGGAGTACAGCCTAAGGAATATCTGGCAAAGTATTCTGCGGACCGTGTTCGCACGACAGGCTCAGTCTGGCTGGGTTCCACGGTAGGGTGCGCGGAGTGCCATGATCACAAATTTGATCCTTTTACGACAAAAGACTTTTATCGCTTCGCCGCCTTTTTTGCTGACATTAAAGAACTGGGAATTGTCAGTGGTGCCAGGCACATCGAACAATTGCCGGTGCCAACTCCCGAGCAGGCTCATCGATCTCAGGAACTGGAATCCGAGATTCAAAAAGCAGAACAGGAATATCACCGCGAGTCTCCCGAACTGACTGCAGCCCGGCAGGAATGGGAGCGGAACGTCAATGCAGATCTGGAACGCTGGACACTGCTTAAGCCTCAGGAAGTACGTTCTACCGGGGGGGCGAAACTCAAAGTGCTTGAAGATGGCTCGATCCTGGCCAGTGGTAAGAACCCGGACAAGGATGAATATGAGTTGGAAATAACGGACAGTCTCATTTCGGGGACAGGTCCCGTGGCATTGAAGCTGGAACTGTTACCCGATCCTTCTCTTCCACGCAAAGGGCCCGGACGTGCCGGAAATGGAAATCTTGTGGTCAATGCGGTGCAGCTGACGGTGGATCAACAGAAGGTCAACTGGGAGAAAGCGGTTGCTTCACATACCCAGAACGGCCATATTCCTCAAAACGTGGCTGAGGAAACTGGATCGGGTTGGGCGATTCTGCCACAAATCGGAAAGCGGAACCAACTGCTGCTGTCCGGGAAACTTACAGATTCTAAGGGGAAAGAGACGAAAGCAGGAGTTCATAAGTGTCAGATTTGTATTGTTCAGCGGCATGGTAACGGACATAATCTCGGACGATTTCGAGTCTTTATTTCTACAGATCCGAATGCGATTAAATCGATCTTCACACTGGCAGACAATGTACAAAAACTGTTGAATCTCAAACTTGAAGAACGGTCTCCTGAGCAGTTGAAACAACTGGATACAGCTTTTCGGGAAGCGACACCATTGTTAAAAGAAAGCCGGGAACGATTGACCCAATTGCGTCAGCAGCAGAGTGAATTAAAGAATCAGATCGTCACCACTCTGGCGACCACAGCCACGAAGCCTCGGATGATCCGGGTTCTACCCCGTGGAAACTGGATGGATGATTCCGGAGATGTTGTCGACCCTGGTGTACCACACTTTTTAACGCAGCTTGATTTGCCTGAAAAGCAGCGGGCCACACGCCTGGACTTGGCACGTTGGATGACGTCTCGTGAGAACCCCCTGGTGGCTCGCACATTTGTGAATCGACTATGGATGCTCCTGTTCGGACAGGGGCTGGCTCGTTCCGTAGATGACCTGGGGTCTCAGGGGGAAATGCCGACACATCCTGAACTGCTGGACTGGCTCGCCTGTGAATTCATTGACAGCGGCTGGGATATCAAGCACATGGTACGACTGATGGTGACATCGCATACTTATCGGCAGTCGTCGGCTTTCACTGCCGCATTGCGGGAGCGTGATCCTTACAACCGCCTGTATGCACGCCAGTCTCGCTGGCGACTGGAAGCGGAAATGATTCGCGACAATGCCCTGCAGGTCAGTGGACTGCTCAATCTGAAAATCGGTGGCGAGAGTGCCAAACCGTACCAGCCTGTTGGCTACTGGGCCCAGTTGAACTTCCCCAAACGAACCTACCAGGCAGACAAGGGGGATCAGCAGTATCGACGCGGCTTATACACGCACTGGCAGCGCACATTTCTGCATCCCAGCCTGCTGGCATTCGATGCCCCGGCACGCGAGGAGTGCACAGCGCAGCGTCCACGCTCTAATACTCCGCTGCAGTCCCTGGTGTTATTGAATGATCCAACATTTGTGGAAGCGGCCCGTGTGCTTGCGACACGAGTGATCCAGGAGAATCCAGAGAAACAGTTCGATGCACGTTTGAACTGGTTGGTTCAGCAAACTTTAATGCGGGCTCCTCGTAAAGATGAAGCCGCACTGTTGCAGAAATTATATGAGGAAGATCTGCAAGCATATCGTCAGTCTCCCAAAGCAGCAGCAGAGATTCTGTCTGTCGGTCTGAATCAACCACCTGAGAAAGTTGATCTGGCTGAGTTGGCGGCATGGACGAGTGTGGCGAGAGCTGTTTTAAACCTGCATGAAATGATCACACGTTATTAAACTGAGGGAACTTCCATGTTATTTTCGAATGTTACACGACGGAGTTTTCTACGTCAGTCTGCGCTGGGAATCGGGCCGGCGGCTTTACTATCGTTGTTATCTCGGGATGCCCAGGCCAGTGATCTGGGGCAGGGCGTGATCGGGAAGCCCCATTTTCAGCCGCGGATCAAACGGGTGATTCATCTCTGTATGGCAGGGGGGCCGTCTCATCTGGAAACATTTGATGAGAAACAGACGCTGCGCGAGATGCACGGTAAGCCAATGCCGGAATCCCTGACGAAGGGGCAGCAGATCGCTCAGTTGCAGGGACGTGAACTCAAATGTTTTGCACCACAGTTCGAGTTCGAAAGTTATGGCGAAAGTGGGCAGCGGATCTGTAATCAGTTTCCCCAGATCGGATCGGTAGCAGATGACTTATGTATTATCCGGTCGATGTATACAGATCAGATCAATCATGACCCCGCACATACATTGTTTAATACAGGCTCTTCTCAGGCAGGCCGTCCCAGCATGGGATCGTGGTTGCTGTACGGGTTAGGGCAGGAGTGTGATGACCTGCCCGGTTATGTTGTCTTGACCAGCGTCGGGAAGGGGGGGCAGGCACAACCAATTGCCGCCCGTCAATGGCACAGCGGGTTTCTACCTTCGCGCTTTCAGGGAGTCCAGTTTCAGTCATCGGGCGCTCCAGTACTCTACCTGAATCGACCAGATGGCGTGTCGATGCAGCAGCAGAAGCGGCTCGTCCAGACGGTGAACCAGTTGAATCACAGTTTTGATGATCTGGTGCATGATTCTGAAATCGCAACCCGGATCGGACAGTACGAAATGGCTTTTCGGATGCAGACCAGCGTGCCGGGGCTGATGGATCTGGCAAATGAAAACAAAGAGACCTTTAAGGCCTATGGAACAGAGGGGGGCGATGGCACCTATGCATCCAACTGCCTGCTCGCACGCCGACTGCTCGAACGAGGTGTGCGTTTTGTCCAGTTGTATCATCGTGCCTGGGATCATCATGGCGGGATCAAACGCTCCATTGAGATTACGGCCAAAGAAGTCGACCAGGCAACCGCCGCTTTAATTCGCGATCTGAAACAGCGAGGGCTTTATGATGACACACTGATTGTCTTTGGCGGTGAGTTCGGTAGAACGCCCATGGCCCAGGGGTCCGGGCGTGACCACCATATCAAAGGGTTTTCTCTGGTACTGGGGGGAGGTGCCATACAAGGAGGCAAGAGCTATGGCACGACAGATGACTTCGGATACGCGGCGGCAGAGAATCCCGTGCATGTCCGCGACTTTCATGCCACGCTGCTCCATCTGTTTGGTATTGATCACAGGCGATTCAGTTATAAGTTTCAGGGGCTTGATTTCCGCCTGACCGGGGTGGAAGAAGCGCATGTGCTCAAAGACATTATTGCCTGATTGATAAATTTGCAAGAAGGTGTGCCCGGACAGGATCAGGGTAACATGCAACGACCACCGCTGATGACGACGGTCTGGCCGGTCGTAAAGCTGCTTTCTTCAGACAATAGAAATGAAACCATGGAGGCGACTTCCGATGCTTTCCCCATCCGCGGGATCGGAGTTGCCTGAATGATCTTGTCCAAATCGTCCTGATTCACACCAGAGAGAATTTCGGTATCAATCAGTCCCGGGGCGATGGCATTGACCCGGATATTTTCGCCCGCCCAGGCAACAGCAGTGCTCTGGGTGAATGAGACGACTCCCGCTTTACTTACCGCATACGCGATTGACATGGGACGGGGCATCAGTCCGGAGAGTGAGCTCATATTGACAATCCGTCCG contains:
- a CDS encoding PSD1 and planctomycete cytochrome C domain-containing protein, which encodes MRLGLASVFCFCLIIRPVWGETPIQFNRDIRPILSDKCFACHGPDEKTREADLRLDDREAALRDLGGTRAIIAGKAMESELIRRITASDESLLMPPTEHGKPLSKSEIELLRKWINQGAIYQRHWSLTPLVKPAIPQLDQQQKLNPIDAFIQRKLKSTGFSPSPEAEPRTLVRRLSFDLTGLPPDPAVVAAYAAHPGDAAYEKLVDEYLSSPHYGERLALYWLDLVRYADTLGYHGDQVRSVSPYRDYVINAFNSNKPFDQFTTEQLAGDLLPEATLWQKVASTYNRLNRASAEGGVQPKEYLAKYSADRVRTTGSVWLGSTVGCAECHDHKFDPFTTKDFYRFAAFFADIKELGIVSGARHIEQLPVPTPEQAHRSQELESEIQKAEQEYHRESPELTAARQEWERNVNADLERWTLLKPQEVRSTGGAKLKVLEDGSILASGKNPDKDEYELEITDSLISGTGPVALKLELLPDPSLPRKGPGRAGNGNLVVNAVQLTVDQQKVNWEKAVASHTQNGHIPQNVAEETGSGWAILPQIGKRNQLLLSGKLTDSKGKETKAGVHKCQICIVQRHGNGHNLGRFRVFISTDPNAIKSIFTLADNVQKLLNLKLEERSPEQLKQLDTAFREATPLLKESRERLTQLRQQQSELKNQIVTTLATTATKPRMIRVLPRGNWMDDSGDVVDPGVPHFLTQLDLPEKQRATRLDLARWMTSRENPLVARTFVNRLWMLLFGQGLARSVDDLGSQGEMPTHPELLDWLACEFIDSGWDIKHMVRLMVTSHTYRQSSAFTAALRERDPYNRLYARQSRWRLEAEMIRDNALQVSGLLNLKIGGESAKPYQPVGYWAQLNFPKRTYQADKGDQQYRRGLYTHWQRTFLHPSLLAFDAPAREECTAQRPRSNTPLQSLVLLNDPTFVEAARVLATRVIQENPEKQFDARLNWLVQQTLMRAPRKDEAALLQKLYEEDLQAYRQSPKAAAEILSVGLNQPPEKVDLAELAAWTSVARAVLNLHEMITRY
- a CDS encoding DUF1501 domain-containing protein, which translates into the protein MFNSPHMNRRTFLNDTGMGMTGMALSSLLFQEGELQAAEAGLVPHMVPRAKSVIWIFLIGGLSHLESFDPKPALNKYAGKSIDETPYAESVLNKDKINKILLDPSKQKREVFKAIMPLQTGYKKYGESGLEISDWFPNLGTCADDLTLVRSMWTIDNNHGAQLTYHTGRKITEGAFPTVGSWVSYGLGTANQNLPHYVVLGNPSADCCGAAWTHGSSYLGPEHAGVRMEVDPKDPLSFVRSADDSMTPSEQQEMFGLLGKLNRHAGIQYPDDKNLKARIKSYELAFQMQSAVPEVMAFEEESQHVQELYGLNESTTKSFGEKCLAARRLTERGVRFIQLFHGYRGNAGAWDSHRDIKRLHSQLSAQVDQPIAGLIKDLKQRGLLDETMIVIGSEFGRTPGAEHRKGNSSVQGTGRDHHPHGFSVAMAGGGIKGGHIHGATDELGFHAVENRHYVTDLHATVLHQMGLDTTRLNYPGRQRLERDYGEVIHDILS
- a CDS encoding DUF1549 and DUF1553 domain-containing protein; the protein is MLALISAVTLAEPAQANPANRQAFVRYFGKYLAQGLNSCGTCHVRDHAEGAESLDDFPHNPFGNQLRETADKLLEENHEADLSLRLKLIADQDADGDGFSNLQEILGGTAPGDKTKFPAANLKKKLEQLTVEFNEYQNRYAWKPFKPVQRPKVPDVTDPAWPRNPIDHFIAVGHQKKGLKHAGEAPPEILLRRVYLDLIGLNPTPEEIRAFLDDAKTNDKAYEVVVDRLLNHPAYGERWGRHWMDVWRYSDWAGYKDALRVSQRHIWHWRDWIIESLNADKSYDQMLTEMLAADELKPDDWDTLRATGFLARNYHAERDQWMDDVVKHTSQAFLGITVGCAKCHDHMYDPIKQTEYYQMRAIFEPYHVRTDRVEGVLDVSKNGIPRAYDRSLTSKTWFLEAGDERRPVKDKSIPPGVPEFLGGKYEVEPVSLPLVASQPAQREFVKQDLLDQAKGAMELAKAPEQRAAAESALAVLEAQFVIEAMEVAGDKKSDAWKTAAKNLVKLQREAAVEEAQWKLTSAIKQEEQATAALKKAEKGKKKSSISKAKQQLKKAEQAHKAAETQLKKAEDAAKAELTTKYSPRKQSKYPESSTGRRLAFARWLTDRQNPLTARVAMNHIWLRHFGQPIVPTVNEYGGNGREPTHPALLDWLAAEFMDREWSMKEMHRLIVTSSTYRMAGTGAPENHAIDPDNLFLWKKSARRMEGEIVRDNLLYIPGRLDAELGGPDIDNHQAQDSRRKSIYLRHAHEKLVEFVQIFDGPSVSECYMRETSVQPHQALALANSKLTFLASEALASQIEEKTTGDMDAFIEEAYLRILSRRPDEVEHQLCRDFLLASVKSDDSQPTREQYQKLITVLFNHNDFVTIR
- a CDS encoding DUF1501 domain-containing protein — encoded protein: MLFSNVTRRSFLRQSALGIGPAALLSLLSRDAQASDLGQGVIGKPHFQPRIKRVIHLCMAGGPSHLETFDEKQTLREMHGKPMPESLTKGQQIAQLQGRELKCFAPQFEFESYGESGQRICNQFPQIGSVADDLCIIRSMYTDQINHDPAHTLFNTGSSQAGRPSMGSWLLYGLGQECDDLPGYVVLTSVGKGGQAQPIAARQWHSGFLPSRFQGVQFQSSGAPVLYLNRPDGVSMQQQKRLVQTVNQLNHSFDDLVHDSEIATRIGQYEMAFRMQTSVPGLMDLANENKETFKAYGTEGGDGTYASNCLLARRLLERGVRFVQLYHRAWDHHGGIKRSIEITAKEVDQATAALIRDLKQRGLYDDTLIVFGGEFGRTPMAQGSGRDHHIKGFSLVLGGGAIQGGKSYGTTDDFGYAAAENPVHVRDFHATLLHLFGIDHRRFSYKFQGLDFRLTGVEEAHVLKDIIA